Within Fusarium keratoplasticum isolate Fu6.1 chromosome 8, whole genome shotgun sequence, the genomic segment CGAAACCCGATGCACTAGCTGCGATATAAGCGTGTACGACACGGCTATTGTAGCCAACGCTCTTTGATGATGCGGCTTCTCTTCGGTCTCGGGATACACTTGCTTTTCTTATATCTATATAGATTATGCATGGCGAAGGACCTGGTCAGACAGCACAGGTTATTCAAAGACAGACCGAGCGTGGAACTACGGGCAATATCGATATCCCTCTCAGCCCGGGTTTCAACGCCGGCTCCAGGCACGGCGGAATTTCTCGATTGCTTCAGACGACGGGCGCTCTTCTATTGTCTAGCCCACATCCATGACTCGATACCCCAAACTATATACTTGAAACAAAAACTTCGGGGCGGCTTGCTTGATTTTTGCGAACTACAGCGGCATTTTGCATCATATCATATCATATCACATACTTGGTTTGATCTTGGTTGTCTTGTATTTCTGTGGAGGTCTTTCTTTGGCTCTTTTTCTGCGGCGGGTTGGCATAACGGATCGAGTGTGTTCCGTTGCTCAACAAGGGGGAACGTGTGCGTACGACCAGTACAACTCGATGCCAAGCTTGGTGTCTGTTAAGACCTTGTTACTCGGCTAATGGCCTCACTTGACTCCAACCCAAGCGAGGACCTATTGGCGAATGGACCAAGGGGTTATTTTCTTTGATGTTGACGACTAGAGACGCGACGACGATTGATGGCGGCGAACGTATTTGTCATTGGCTATTCTTCTGCTCTTGCTCGTTTACGTTCAACAAGCACAAAGGATGCGAGTATAGAGTTTCTTCTGAGTGGACGTTGTTTGGTTTTCTTATCTTTCGAACTGGTTCGATATCATCTCTTAGTCCTTTTCACACGTTTCCAAACGCAGTGGAGAGTGGCTACAGGAGTGTATCTTGCACCATCAGGTTTCAGCCTGCGCTCACTTTCATTCTGGCGCGAGTCGGATGTGGTGGCCTGAGAGACGTCACGCTGTGCTTGTGCGGAAAGTTGGAGAGATAGGGGAGGTTGGATGGGAGGACAACGAGTTGTATGCTAGGTGTGAGTGGTTGGCATGGCCAATCAGACACCTGTGTGGATGTTCGAAAGAAACTTGAACGAAAGCTCATATGCAGAAAAAGAGGGGTCAGGGACAGTCAGTGACTATAATGGTAGTTGTAGGCTTGATAGGACCTAATTGTAAGCATTTGAACGCAAGCAGCCAGGGATGGCTTTTCGTGCTCCACCATGCATCATCTCATAACGACAAGGaacagtcagtcagtcaCAATGGCATATGTGTAGCCAAGTTTGGTAGATAACTCGTTTCAACGCTCAAGCTATTGTATTGATTGCACCATGAATCAGTCCTGTTACCTCAACCCTCTGCCGACCTGGAAGTgaatccatccatccgtccatccatccaccaacGCCAAGCTACTGAAAATCGATCAAATCAAACTAAACTCAAGGCAACATGATTCAAGCCAGGCAACTGACTGCCGTACTCGAATGCACAGAGATGATCCTCGCCTCGAGTATCTCTATCGCTCCTGGCCGATGGAGTAATGTTGCCCGAGGCTCCGCAGTAAAACACAAAAGCAAAGTATAGAATCAAGACGAAAGATAGAGAGGGTGCcacagctgctgctgctggtgggCAAGGCAGGTGCATGTGAGCGGCAACATTAGACGGGGGTATACGTTAGAATGATGGCAGCGTCGACAGGGAAGCGAATGCCAACGCTGACGTCGGCTCCTAGCTCGATGTAGTGGTGGCAGTGTTTTCCTCCTTGGGCTGGGGAGGCTCCAGGCCAGCGTTCTGGGCCACCCGTTTCCAAGTCTCGAGCTCACGGTAAAGGCGCTCACATTCTTGCTTGAGCTTGTCATTGGAAGCACTCAGCTCTGTGATGGCTTGCTCCGTAAGCAGCTTTTCCAGAGTCCACTTCTCAATGTTCTGCTGCtcgttctccttgagctgagaGATGAAACTGACGGCTCGTTGCAGGATGGACCCCTTGTTCTTTTCACAGCCGGGTACAATCTTGGCTAGCTCATTGATGCCTTCATTGATGGTTtcacggcggcggcgttcCACTAAGTCGGGGTTAGTTACTTCCAGTATCAAACACTAGCAACAAGCAATGCCAGCCATACCTTCTTTGTGGTTATCCTTTCTCATCTTGTGCCATTCTTCCGAGCCCACGGTTGGCTTCGGGTTGGGAGCCGCAGGAGGGTACCGAGGTGGTTGGTGCTGCACCCCATTTGGTGGTGTGGGCTGATGCTGGGGAGGGGCAACCGGAGGGGGTGGAGGTTCCATGATGCCGTCGACATTGGGTGGTGGCACATCTGGGTTGAACTGGGCATCGTGGCCATGATCGCCATCGGCGGTTGCCTGAGCTGCAAATTGTTCCTCTGTCGACGGTGGAACGTGGAGAGTGGGATACATTCCGAGGGCAGCCTGGGCGGTGCTGGTAGCACTGGCGGGATCCGGAGCTTCAGGGTGGTCGGCCTGGGCCGCCTGCTGCAGGGCGTTGAAGTCGGCGACGTTGACGCCATTAGCATTGGCAACCTGGTTGTCCATGGCATTATCGATGAAGGAGGCGGCGTCGGTCGACATGTGGGCAGCTGGCGCAGGACGCTTATTCCTGGTCAGATCAGGGCTGCCTGACTCACGCTTCCGCTTCTGACCAGGCGAGCCGGTCAGGCTGGAGAGATCTGGCTGTTCGGCAACAACGGACTCAGCCATGGTTCAGTTCAGTTGGTAAGACGCTGGCAATAAGTGCCGAGGAGAAAATGAGATTTAGGCGGGGGTTGTTCGATCAGACGCGTGCGCCGGATGTCGAGACCGTGCGCAAGGcttgacgatgtcgaggCCACAGATGAGAGACGTTGACAATCGGTCAGAGATCTGAGGAGGGGAGGGCAGTTAGAACGAAAGCTCTGCAAGGCAAGATTTGGGCGAGACGAAGCATGAAAAACGATCAAGGCGACTGGCGGGATCCAATCTTGGGTGTAGAGTTGTCAAGAATCAAGCAACCGTTTGAGCGCAAGTCTCGACCAGAACATGTAGGCCAGGGAGGCGCTTGCCTTGATgccagacagacagacaggcTTTGGCCCGTGAATGAAGCATGCGACGGGCTGTATAAGCCAGGAAGAGACGGAGCCACACCGTGGTCAGGTCTTGGTCTCACTCGAGAGTAAAGGTGACTGAACAACAGCGAAGTGAAGATGCCAATGGCCGTCGCGTGGATGCGACAAAGCGGCAGCGGAAATGCGCCGATGCCGATTCAGTCACCCGAATCTAGACGATAGCACGACGTGTGATCGACCAGGCGATGATACACGCTGGACTATACAAACAACGGTgcggcgaagaagatgataTTTCGAGGCGGGTtgtggtgatgacgacgatgatggtgatgatgatagcAAGAGGCACGAGGACGCGAcagcgatggtgatgaggaaAGAACGGCCACTTggcaaagaggaggaggagcatcaCCGATCAAAAGACGCAAATAATTCCCTCGGGCCATAGCGCAAACAGAGGAGGGAAGACATGGTGCAGGGCATCAAGCAAAAAGCATCGCGAACAAGGGAATGAGATGCATAGAAGCCGACATACCTCCCAGATCATGTGCCTTGAGGCGTGCACTGCAGGTAGCGTAGCGTAGGCGGGCCTGTTTTGGAGATCACGAGTTTCTCGTCTCACGTGTTTGGCGTGATCGACCTCGTGATATCGCGCGAGTCCCAGTTGATAAGTCGAGAGGGTTCGCGTCGTCAACTCCTCTTTGGGGGGAAACCAAACTCCAACGGAAATAAATGAACAAGAGGGTAAAAAAAGGGGAGGGAAGGTCTCGATACGCGCTCGGAGAATACCCGCGGGGTCTTTTTATGTTTTAACCAGGGGGgaagaggacaaggagatTGAAATCTCGCCCAGAGGGCGCTTCTTTTGCTGGCGCGAACGAGGTcgcgggctgggctggctggtaCTGCTGGGCGAACGAGTCGGGTCACGcggcggaggaagagggtgaaCACGTGCAAGTGGGTGAGGCTGGTAAGATAAATAATGCGGGTGAGGTGAGAGGTGGCCTGGCGAAGTGATGCCTGAGGCAAAGACCCATGGGCGGGCGCGGCCAATGAGAGGAGCGGGCGTGCCACATATGGTCGAAATGGGGTGGTTGCCTTTGCGGAAAGGCGCACTGAGTGTGGGAAAGAGCCAGGGAACGAGAAGGCAACAGCTGAGAAAACAGATCAACGCGATGAAAAGGTGATAAAATGTGCTTTATGACCTCGTCTTCAGGCCTCTATGAATATGATCATCTTCCTTTACTGTTGGCCACTTGTTCCCTCTCGATCCCCGTGTACATCCCCAGCAAGCACGATACAAGTCCATGTACTTACTCGTCTGGCCCACGCAACGGAACAAGCCTCGACGGCCCGAGGCATTCACTGCCTCAATAGTTGGAGCCAACACGCAAACCTGCCTGCTCTCTTGGACCCCTCAACAAGGGTCTCTACACCCAAAAGAGAACCAACAACCATGCTCGCCCCCATCAAGTGACTTGGGTTGACGCGGGTAACTGCACTGTAACTCGACGTACCAAAGTACCTTCAAGGACCACTGCACCAAGCCCGTCCGCCGCGCTTCAAATGAAATCCTCCTTTTACATTCCggttcctcttcctcatgtCAAGCTTTCCCGCCCAGATCCCCAAATGCGGGAAGAGGAATCGCACGGGCCAATAGGGATCGATCGTCGTACGTCTTCCCATCACCACACCATCtggagggggagaggggGGAAGGGACCCGGCGAGAATGAGGAGCCCGGCCTAGCAATCAATCACCTGATCCATCCGGCAAACATCACTTGACGCCAACGAGGTGAAACAGATTGCGTCCTAAAGATAACCGGGCCCTCTGCTCGTCTGACACGGGATCTCGTCGTGAATCACGGCTCAGACCGTGGCCCAAGATGGACTCTGCTGTCTCAGGATCGATTCCCGATATGGGGGGCTTTTTGGTCAGCGTTGGACGATGGGCAAGACGGCTCAAGCCTCAGCACCCAAGGCTGGGTGTCACAGCGGGATCTCGGCGACTGAGGAGTCACAGCAAGTTGCTGATGGAGTGACATGGCGTAGGTAGCGTAGTAAGCCAGCTGTTGGTATCCAGaagatccatccatgggAACTTGAATAAGCCCATGTCAGTCTCCGCTGCGGCATGCACCCGGCCGATGTTGGGAACCGCGGGAGCCTTTCGGTACAAGTACATGAGCGGCAAAAGTGTATTTACAAATACATTGATGCCAAATAGTTCGTTCGGGAGCTTTCAGATCATGGAGATGTTGGGTGAGTTGCTCATGTACTTATCCATGCGTACATTGGCGAAAGTAGCTGGTCGCACCAATTCCCAAGACGCTGGACTCGACAACTCCTCACTTTGTGCATCCGAGGGCAATGTTACTCTAGAGACCACGTTCCTAGACAAATGCAAAGAAGATCCATGCCAATCTCTGTCCAGCTCCTGGGGAGAAGTTGATTTCGCCATTCATAGGCGATCTGCTCTCTCACTTACAGTGAAGTGCATGATTATTCCCACTGGACGCGGTACGTACCTGGAACTGGAGCTCCCCCGGACCGCCCACTAAGAAACCCACCTCGCGATAACGTCAATGGAGCGATTCCTATCATCGGAGCCACTGTGATCCtgacctcatcctcgacatctGCCTCTTGCCTCCGTGGCATCCCAtgtctttttcttctttttgagCAACGtcaatcttcttcctctgtAGCACATCTTCACAATGGGCGACCACGAACTCTCCGCTATAAAACATAACGagcatctccttctcgtaCGTCCGTCCTCTCGCCATCCAGCATCACCGCCCTGTCCTTCCATCTTCCAGCTCTAACGCCCATGATACTAGGACCAACCCCTACTCCGGCTTCCCTCCGAGCTTCTCCGAAAGAACTTTCGCGCCGCACACTTCACCATCGAGAAGGATACCTCGGCCCTCAAGACGCTGCTCAAAGACTCTGCCACGGCCGCCGTCTCCGGTCGCGCGTCCCAGCAAGATGTCCTACGAAACATCGACGCCATGATCTCCCGCATGCGCGGCGTGAAGCGCAAGCTGTCTGCCAACGCTGCAGAAGAGTCCCGCCTACACACCCAGGCCGCCGCCCGCATCTCCCACCTCGACGAGCTCTACGCCCTCGACTCGGTGGAGGATGTCAAGTACGAGGCCTGGAGCAGGAAGAGGCTGGACCGCCTGCTGGCCGACTATCTGCTGCGCCATGGATATAATGAGAGTGCAAAGGAGCTGGCGCAACAGCGTGGGATTGAGAAcctcgttgatgttgataCCTTTGTTGCCGCGAGCCGCATTCGTGATGCCCTCTTGAAGGGAAGCGTCACCGAGGCTCTGGCATGGTGCACAGACAATAAGAAAGAGCTGCGGAAGATGGAGGTGCGTATTTAATACTTCATGTTATTCATGAAAAAACTAACCTTTTCCTAGAGCAAACTCGAGTTCATGCTTCGCTTCCAACAGTACATCGAGCTTGTCCGCTCCCAGTCTCCAAACAAGCTTgccgaagccatcgcccACGCAAAGAAACACCTAACTCCCTACCGTGGAACCTTTCCTCGCGAAGTACAGCAAGCGGGTGGTCTGCTCGCTATCCCACCAAACTCGCCCGCCTCTGCCGCATACGAAGACCTTTACAAACCCTCTCGCTGGACTGACCTCGCCAACCTCTTTACAACCACGCATAACCAGCTGCTTGCGCTGCCTGCCGTCCCGCTCCTTCATGTCGCCCTCTCATCCGGTCTATCCGCCTTGAAGACTCCTGCGTGTCATGCTCACTCTCCTGCACCCTCATCGCATACCCCCGCTCCCTCCGaagcagccgccgccgctgcttCAACGCTCGGCCATGGAGTCTGTCCCATCTGCTCTACGGAGCTCAACGAGCTCGCACGCAACGTTCCATACGCACATCACACGCAGAGTCATGTCGAGCATGATCTCCGGCTTCTCCCCAACGGCAGTGTCTACGGCAGAGACCGTCTCGAGatgcaggccaagaaggcgggTCTACCTGCGGACCAAATCAAGGACTTGCGGACAGGCGAGACCTATCCTCTTGAcgccttgaagaaggtgtACATCACTTGAGTGTTGGCTTATTTGAGTTTTTGTACATGAGACAGGGCGTTGTATTGCATACATCTTTGGGTTTGGCGTTTAGGAGACAACATATGTAATATACATACAATCGTAGGGAAAGTGAAGCTTTGCACTGCCTACAAGATGCCGCGGCAGTATGTTCCCTTCAAATCACTAGTTCATATCATGGCTCACAAGTTTGGGCACGAGGTTCACAAAAACAATCAATACCTGCGCTGGTCGAGATACTCAAACAGAGCCATGTTCCAATGGACGAAACACCCCCCTATTGACCGTACAATACAGGATACAGCAGCGgcgccaacgccatcaagaCCACGGAACCAGCATATCAACCCTCCCATCCGTACCTTTTTCCGTGCTCCCTAGAGAAAacccaacctcgacatcctATGCCCAGAAACAAAGAAAAACCCAAGAGCCCCTGAGGCGACAGGAGAGCTGGATGAAGGGTGTGGATGCCATCGAGGCAATATATTATGAGTGACAAGCAACAACATGTTAAAATTCCCGTTGGCATCGCTCCGTCTGATCGTGCGCTTCCTTCTGCAAAGTATAGTTTGCAAGGTATAGATTGCGGTAAGCCAGTGATTATAGGAGGAAGAGTGAGTTGGTGAGACGAGTAAAAGCAACGAAGGGGCATAATACAGAAGACGGAGCAGCTTTGAGAATATCAACATGTTTCCTAGCCTGGGGAGAGGCTCCCGCAAGCGTCTATCCCTCATCGGTTTCCACCAAAGGCAAAGCTGCCAAACACACCACCGCCACCGCCAGGGGTCATAGGCCccgtgttggtgatgccgttGGTGTTGTGGCCCTGGGGCCCAGGAGTAGTAGCAAGCCCAGCACTTGTAGTGTTGGGCGTGCTTGGCCCTCCGGTCTGACCGTTGCCATTATTCGCACCATCGTTGCCAGCGTTCTGCTGGTTCATCATAGACATGACAACGCTTGAGTCCGGGAAGCCCAGTCCCCAGACCTTGCCGACGTGTTCATCCGGAATCTCGCTACTAAAGATCTTGTCGCGCATCTGGAAAAAGACCTTGCCGGTGAGGAGGGAGTCAGAGCCTGCCTGGTGTGCCGAGCCAATGCGCTTAATCTTGAGGGTTTCGGCAATGTTCTCGAGGCCGGACTTGTGCTCAAACTTTTGCAGGATCTCAGCACTACTGGGGTCGCTTGGTGTGAGGAGTCCAGAGTTGTGTAGCTTGATGGCATACTTCATAAGATGCTTCACGTCATATGTTGTCGGGAAGTAGAGCTTCATCTTGGTATCGAAATCGACCTCGTCGTTGGGCAAGGGCGTGCAGATAAGAAGCTTGGTGAGGTAGCCAAAATCGTAACCGCCGTGGAAAGAGATCCATCGCACATTGTCGAAGCACACCAGACCAGAGGGGATAAGAAGGGAGGCAAATTCGTGGGGATCGATGCCGTCGCGTTCAAGCAAGCTAAAGTCGATACCCGCCTGTTGGAGTGATTCGATCGACTTCTCGTTATACATGTCATCCTTAAGGGAAAACTTGAAGTTGAACTGCCAAGAGCAGGGGAAGGGGGCGTTGCTTGCTGCTCTTCGAGCAGCCAAGCCGAAATCGGAGTCGTTTGTTGATGGTCGTGCCGGTGGGGTTTCGCCGTCCtcgttgaagaaggtgagGCCTATTTGGATAACCTTGAGCATATCGACGTTGGTTCGCAGACATTGGTAGTGGTAGTCGCTCTTCCCCCGGAACCCTCCCATGGGTCTTGCGACAACACCGGGGAATTCGGTATCCTTTGGAGATTGTTAGCAAGTTCCCGTAGATGTCGCCAACTACCTGAGCCTCACCATCGCAATGTAGGGGTATTTGTCCACCAGTTCTCTCAACACAGCCATCTCCTCGTGTAGGTTATGTTTCCACACCTCTCGTATCCTGCCCTTGTTAGGGTGCGACCTGATCCCTGGGTGCTCCATCAAGACGTTCTGGTGAACCTGCCCTCCATGCTGCGGCTGTTGTAGGCCAGCTGGGCCGTGGAAGCCCATCCTTGCGCTTTGGCTTCCGAACCCTGTGTCGGCAAACCCTTGGCCGTTCAGGCCAGCAGTAAAGGCATTGTTGTTGGCAGCAGAGAAAGGTCCGAGCTGCGCATTGGCGTTCAGGTACTGGTTGGCGCCCAGGTGGCCGCCCTGTGGTTGACCATGTGAAGGGAAACCACCTTGATGATAGGGCGCTGCGCCGGCGGGCCCGCCGCTGAAGCCCCGGAGTTGCGGCGGCGGCATGGGAGCACGgattgggcttctcgggTTGAAAGGAGCTGGTCGGTTATTGGTATTGTGCGCCTCTGGGAAGAAAGGACGGGCGAGATCGTTTGGTCGTTGCGGGCGAAAGGCTCCTACCGACGGGTTGAGGGCTGCTTGCGGTTGCAGACGCGACGACTGGCCGTTGCGAGCAGACTGGTGTGGCGAAAAATGTCCTGCCGCAGGGTTAAgtccttggagttgaggctgCGGCCCTGCTCTCGGCGGTGGTCCAAAtcctggtggtggttgtcTCCACGATAGCGGTTGCGATGTTGCAGGTGTCGGCGGTCCCTGACCTTGGGATTGATCCtaaccttgcccttgcaACGGTTTCTAACGCGACGACTTCCTGGGATACGTGTTACCTCGACGGCCGCGATCGCTGAACATTGAGGTGACAAAGGTGGATCGGACGATCTGTGCGATACCGGCACAAGCCAGATCGAGGCCTTGCGACGGGGGCGGACGGCGTCAAGCGGTGCGGGAGCGGCGTGGGCGGCTGATCGATCTCAAGTCCACGTCGGATGGTGGAGAGTGGGTGGAGGGAAAGTGACGATAGATATACGCGCGGGGTTTGCTGTTCGGCGTCTGACGACAGATATCCCGAATATGTTTTTTGGGGTATTTTTGGTTGGATTTTTCTGTGAATAGTAGATACGTTGGTCGGGAGAGGGGGGATTAACGGGTGAAGCAATGgaccgatgatgatgatatgcTCTGTTCTGCCCCAACAGCACGAGACTCTTTCGAGGGCACAGCACAGAGGTCGATAGGTAGGTGAGGAGACTGGAAGCGAGCCCAGAGCGTGGTCCGTGCACGGGCCATCGGAAGGATCGGGGCACTTTGTTCCGATCCGGAGCCTGGACCTACTGTTAGAGAGAAAGAGCCCCAGTTGCAGTTGACGGGCAGCCCATCACTCTAGCCCGTAAGGACGAATTGGCTCGCTCTCCATTCGCCCATCATTTGCCTGTCGTCAGATTCAACTTGCACCCCCAGAATCTCTCTCCCTCAGCCCACGATGCTTGCCACGAGGTACGACGCGCACGCCACCCTATCAATTGGCCTCGTCAATTGACATGATTCAACTGGAATATCTGACCGTCCGCTGTGCAGAGTGCTACGAGCCGCCTCGCGCGGGCCCAAGCCCAACATCACCGGCTTCAACATGCGGGCCTTCCAAGAATCCACCGGCCAACCTCGATACGACCCCTGGGAGCGCAAGTCAGTGCCCCCTAGACCTCCTATGTTGGCCATGGAGATCTCCATACTGACTATCCCCTCTCCTACAGCGAAGCTTGGCGATACCAGGGCAGCTACACCCGCTGGAACCGCTTCAAGAACGGCTTCCCCGGCCTCGGTATCGCGACCGTCGCCTTCATTGCCTACTGCGGATACGAGCATTtcttcctcgaggacgagcaCCACCACGGCGAGGAGCACCACTAGAGCGGGCGTGTACGGGACACCAAGAGGGGGCAAAGATGGCATGCATGCATCGCGAGGGATGTTAGAGGTTTTGTACATATATCTCGTCCAGCGAGAAGAGTGTTCGATCAGACGCCGGAACCAGGAAATGAAAAGAAATCTTGATCCAATCCATACCGCACGCGAGTTGGTTATACTTGTCGGAGGAGGATCTCATGGGCATGCCGAGGTATTGACGCATCCACATAGCGTTGACACACAACAACCATGGCAAACCGAGTCCCGTGAAACGTATGGCCTCTACGCCAGGAGGAAAGGTCAATTCGTCACCTCCCCGCTTAAGGTTTCTCACTCAGTTCTCAGCCAGTCGTTCACTTGTTCATTTCACCAAGACAGACCAAGGCATTCAGTTGCTCCAAGCTCAGACACCAAGATAGTGTCAATGTATCCAGATTGTCTTTGCATCTAACAGGATAAGTAATGGTAGAGGTATCATGAGAGACTGACCCGTCTCTATGCTATAACGAGAGTAAAAATGGTCCTCCAACCTGTGCAGAATGGTATCAAATGCCCTGAAACGCCGCCGTGTACCCAGTTCGGCTTTGTTCTTAGCCCCTCAGAAACACCAATAAAcaaaagaaataaaaaggtTCGTTTCACAATCACCGCCATGACATGATGCATTTTGAACGCCATGTTACCGTGTGACAACGCCATTGAGCACCCGTCAAGGGTCTCATCTCAGGTTACAGTGGTTTGACAGCAGCTCAGGGGCTGGCatcacaacaccaagccaTTGACGACA encodes:
- a CDS encoding Poly(A)-specific ribonuclease, translated to MPPPQLRGFSGGPAGAAPYHQGGFPSHGQPQGGHLGANQYLNANAQLGPFSAANNNAFTAGLNGQGFADTGFGSQSARMGFHGPAGLQQPQHGGQVHQNVLMEHPGIRSHPNKGRIREVWKHNLHEEMAVLRELVDKYPYIAMDTEFPGVVARPMGGFRGKSDYHYQCLRTNVDMLKVIQIGLTFFNEDGETPPARPSTNDSDFGLAARRAASNAPFPCSWQFNFKFSLKDDMYNEKSIESLQQAGIDFSLLERDGIDPHEFASLLIPSGLVCFDNVRWISFHGGYDFGYLTKLLICTPLPNDEVDFDTKMKLYFPTTYDVKHLMKYAIKLHNSGLLTPSDPSSAEILQKFEHKSGLENIAETLKIKRIGSAHQAGSDSLLTGKVFFQMRDKIFSSEIPDEHVGKVWGLGFPDSSVVMSMMNQQNAGNDGANNGNGQTGGPSTPNTTSAGLATTPGPQGHNTNGITNTGPMTPGGGGGVFGSFAFGGNR